aaccgttgctgaaaagtgtataaaatcgagcacacagccatgcagtctccatagacaaacattgtcaataGAATAAcattactaaagagctcagtgactttcaacgtggcaccgtcaaaggatgccacctttccaacaagttagttcttcaaatttctgccctgtatttgctgttattgtgaagtgaaaacgtctaggagaaacaaTGGCTCAGGCGCGAAGTGGGAGggcacacaagttcacagaatgggactgccaagtgctgaagcatgtagtgcgtaaaaatcatccttgcttgcaacactcactacagagttccaaactctggtagcaacatcagcacaataactgttctttcaggagcttcatgaaatgggtttccatggccaagcagctgcacacaagcctaagatcaccatgtgcaatgccaagtgtcgactggagtgttgtaaagctcgctgccattggactctggagcagtggaaaatagttctctggagtgattaatcacgcATCACCATATAACAGTCTttcggacgaatctgggtttggcggatgccgggagaactacctgcccgaatgcatagtgcaaagtttggtggaggagtaataatggtctggggctgtttttcatggttctggctagACCATTTACTTGAAGAGAAATTGTAACgctacatcatacaatgacattctagacaattttgtgcttccaactttgtggcaacagtttggggaaggtacTTTCCtaattcagcatgacaatgcccctgtgcacaaagcgaggtccatacagaaatggtttgttgagatcggtgtggaagaacttgactggcctgcacagagccctgacctcaaccgcaACAAACACCTTTGGAaggaattggaatgctgactgttagccaggcctaatcgtgcccaacctcactaatgctcttgtggctgaatggaagtaagtccccgcagcaatgtctcaacatctagtggaaagccttcccagatgagtggaggctgttatagtagcaaaggaAGGACCAACTttgtattaatgcccatgattttggaatgaaatgttcaacgagaaggtgtccacatacttttggtcacgtaGTGTATGTTTCACCTCTGTGCATATGCCTAATCCAATCCAAAATTCTCTACATGCCTCTGGAGTCTGCTATTCTCTTACGCATGCTATTCATTCCTAACAAATTTGTAAACTGAGTTAACCCATTTTTTGCTGTTGGAATAATGATTTGTAAGTAGATCAAATGCCATAGTAATTACACAGTATTATAAACAGTTATCAATATGGGTACGGAAGATCAAATCAAGAAGGAGCATATGTCCTGTATGCATGGTAAAGAGTATCGAGTCTGTCTTGTCAGTTGTTGAGCATTGGACAAAGGTTACCATGGTTATGAAGTCTGAAATGGAGCTTGTTAATGATTTACATAAAAGGGAAATGCTTGGGTTATGTTCATTATCTCTGATTGCAAGCAAAGCAAATATTTTACAAATGGGAGAGCTAAATGAGAATTCTTAGGGCAGATGAAACAAATTGTTTGATAATGTTAGTTTGTTCTAAATAAAATGGACACATTTTCCCTGAATTGTTCCCCGATAATGCATTTTGATCTATTCAAATGTCATTAAATAGCAACCATCTCTATTCATTACATCTGCAGTTCCTAATcagcctctctcactcactctttgtATCCCTTTCATCAGTGCTTTGGACAGCCCAAGGACACTTCCTTGTGGAGAACTCTGATGCTTCCACCATCAATAGGAACACAGGGATGTTTTGGGCCCTTTTACAGTGCAGGTATATTAATGGCATATATTAATGGTAGGCTATATACTAATGGCAGTTATTTCCATTATTTGGTGGCCTAGAGCCGAATGTGTAATTGTAACACATTGTTTTCTTTTTCAGCATGTTATTTGGCAATctttacatttattttgattggAATGGAAAGATAGAAATATCAGGTATGTGCATGTGAAGCTCATCCAATGGGAAAATATAGAGAAAATAGAGCTAACATTAAAGAAAACTTGCAAttgcatttttgttttcatttagGATATGACTCATATGTCCTTCCAATATTGTTGCCCTACTTAgtaatggtgtgtgttctctgtttgaCACTGTTTCCTTTGTTCTTGATGTCCCTCTCAGATAGGCGCAGAAAGACTATCTTTATAGGTCTTCTGGTTACCTCAGTGCTGGGAACACTCAGCTTCCTGGCTCTGAGAAAGACTCTTCCAACTGAGGAGATGCTCAATGAGGAGGAAGGCCAGCCTTTGCTCTCATCTCGCACGATGTTAGTTTCCTAATTAATTGACAGTACTCTCTCACTGTACCCTTATTCAAATGGGAATCCGTGGCACTGCGTTGGTGTCTCTGTTTTAAATGGTGGTTATTCATTCTGCTATGAATTTGAATATCACAGTATtgaaaataaataatgtatttgtCTTGCTAATTTGATCATTTTCCATTTTCCATGTTTGGCAGGTATAAGCAAAGAGCCAACTCTGCAGTACAAGATGCAAAGTCAGAATTCAGTAAGTTAATGTAGCATCACAGGCACATTTGTTATTATACAATCAATCACTAAACAATTTATTTGGGTTAAAGGACACCTCTGTTACCTGGTTTATGTTGTTTCACCGTTTACTATGCTGTTAGTCATCCAACGTAATTCCTTGTGTGTCTCCTTCTCTTCAGAGACAATCCTGCAACTGCTCAAAACCAAAACCATATTGCTCCTGAGCTGTTGCATGGCATACAGTGGTAAGTAGATTGTACTGCACAACCAAAAGTCCAGACATTTCCCTCATAAGAATAGTGTTTTTACCAGTGTGTTGTCATCGTAGGTCTGGAGCTATCTTTCTACAGTGGTGTGTATGGGACATGTATCGGGGCAACAACAGAGTTTGGAGTGGCAGCTAAAGGCTTGATTGGGATCTCTGGAATCGTGGTGGGGATTGGAGAGATAGTTGGTAGGTTTGTGTTGCCCAGTGTAACGTTTACCCATCACTCTTATGTTGGTGTTACAATCTAACAAGGAACTAGTTTGACAGTAATCTGATGTGATTTGTCAGGTGGAGGCGTCTTTGGACTAGTATGTAAGAATAACCGCTTCAGACGGACATCTGTGGTCTTCCTGGGGATGGTCGTCCATTTTGTCGCTTTCTACTTGATCTACCTCAACATCCCAGATGATGCCCCTGTGGTTTTAAAAACTAGCACACTGAACAAGCCATATCTGACACCAAGGTATTgttttaatatttaaaaaaaacaacaataaaagCAGGGCTGTATATTGTTTTAATATTAATCAGAAATCATGTCAGTTGAAAACGACCTGTTGTCACCCCCTCACAGTTGAGCGTCTCCTATCTGTTTCCTAGTATCTCCATCGCATTGCTGTGTAGTTTCCTGCTTGGACTCGGTGACAGCTGTTTCAATACTCAACTGTACAGCATCTTGGGGCGTGTTTATGCTGAGCAAAGCGCGCCTGCTTTTGCCATCTTCAAATTCATCCAGGTAACCCCCGAGAGAGTTTGATACAGCTGATCGTTTACTAAAACATATGTACCAGCAACTGATTCTGTGATGAGCTGGGTGTAGTTTGTTGCAGTATAGTTAATTAATAACTTATGGATGTTTAGGTATACGTAGGCtgatgtacactaccggtcaaaagttttagaacaactactcattcaagggtttttctttatttttactattttccacattgtagaataatagtgaagacatcaaaactatgaaataacacaaatggaatcatgtagttaccaaaaaagtgtgaaacaaatcaaaatatatatttcatatttgagattcttcaaatagccaccctttgcaatgacagttttgcacacacttggcattctctcaaccagcttcacctggaatgcatttcaattaacaggtttgccttcttaagttatttgtggaatttctttccttaatgtgtttgagccaatcaattgtgttgtgacaaggtaagggggtatacagaagatagccctatttggtaaaagagaacttgttctgagaacttgttctcaacctggtgaaataaaaattaaataaataaaatgtaaaaaagaccaagtccatattatggcaagaacagctcaaaagaGAAATGActgtccatcattattttaagacatgaagttcagtcaatatggaacatttcaagtacTTTGAAAGTTGCTTAaactgcagttgcaaaaaccatcaagtgctatgatgaaactgtctctcatcaggaccgccacaggaaaggaagacccagagttacctcttttgcagaggataatttcattagagttaccagcctcagaaatggcagcccaaataaattcttcacagagttcaagtaacagacacctcaacatcaacagttcagaggagactgtgtgaatcaggccttcatggtcgaattgctgcaaagaaaccactactaatggacaccaataagaagaagatacttgattgggccaagaaacatgagcaatggacattagaccagtgggaatgtgtcctttggtctggagtccaaattggagatctTTGGCTCCAACAGGCGTATTTTTGTGAGACGCggagtgggtgaacggatgatctccgcatgtgtatttcccatcgTAAAGTATGGATGAGGAAGTGTTATGGTGTGGGcgctgctttgctggtgacactgtctgtgatttatttagagttcaaggtacacttaaccagcatgtctaccacagcattctgcagcggtacgccatcccatctggtttgggcttagtgggactgtcattggtttttcaacaggacaatgacccaacacatctccaggctgtgtaagtgctagtctaccaaaaaggagagtgatggagtgctacatcagatgacctgacctccacagtcccctgacctcaatccaattgagatggtttgggatgagtcaacccgcagagtgaaggaaaagcagccaacaagctctcagcatatgtgggaactccttcaagactgttggaaaactaTTCCATgtgagctggttgagagactgccaagaatgtgcaaagctgtcatcaaggaaaagggtggctatttgaacaatctcatatataaaatatatttagatttgtttaaaaaaatgttggtaactacaagattccatatgtgttctttcatagttttgatgtcttcactattattctacaatatataaaacagtaaaaataaagataaacccttgaatgagtagggtttctaaaacgtttgacccgtAGTGTATCCCTTGTGTGGTTATACTGTAAGAATAACTAGAGGGAAGGACGATTGAAGGCCTTCTTGTGTCGGTCTATTTAGCCACACAAACATGCATTCGTTTATTACATTAGAATTCTGTAAGAACTCACAATCTAAGACACAATGCATACATTACTGTGACAGAGTAGTAACACAAAGTCAAACTCTTTGTATTACTTTCAACAAGTTTTTGTTTTCTTCTTTCCTTTGCCAGTCCATTTTTGCAGCAGTTGCCTTCTTCTACAGTGGCTACTTGCTGTTGACATGGCAACTGCTCATTATGGTCACCCTGGGTTTCACTGGAACGCTCTGCTTCTTCATGGTGGAAAGAATACAGAACTTCTCTGTAGACCTACAACAAGAGTATTAGGATCTGTCATTTCAATACTGACACAGTCATGTATGTCAGACTTACATTTCTAGGTTTTTTAACAGGAAAGATACTTTACACCTTCAATGTCTTAGCTATAACTTATCTTGCACAACACACTAATTATATCATGATTAAATGTCATTTTTTTACTTTTCCAatcggattgtgtatgtgtaataTAAGACGTAACCACTCACCTTATGTATTGGCTGTCTTTATGCATTGCTCTCAGGGTTGTTATTTAAGATAGTGTCATTGTTTAAAATTCAATTCTGTGGTAGTGTTATAATACGTCATACATTTTGTAACTTGATGGAATTGTTTTTAGATGTTTGTTAGAATTTAAGATGCATACGAAACAGAAGAAATGTTCATATTGAGAATTATTAAATGATCTTACAGTTTGAGAAGATATGTTATTAGTGACAATGCTAGCTATGTATGGGAAAAGATATTGATGTATACCTGCAAATGTAATGCTGTGTGGAAATGTGTCTAGACAGACACAATTGTTCAAACCTAATCTATGACAATTCTCCACATCCACCATGCCAAAGCTTACAAGAGCTATCCAGTGATTTAAAAATCCCAATATTGCCTTATAATAATACAATTACTGTACAACTTATTTTCAGTGCCCATAGCATGTAGTAGAGTAGTTAAAAAATACACCCATATGCATTAACATTTATGGTATCCTTTTACTTCCATTTTATTATATTTTACATATCAATATGTTGTCAGTCATGCATACTAAGTGCCTGTTAATGTTTTGGTGATTTGTATTTGTTATAAATAAAGCAAATGTctattgtaaacttttttttttaaatatacactgctcaaaaaaataaagggaacactaaaataacccatcctagatctgaatgaatgaaatattcttattaaatactttattctttacatagttgaatgtgctgacaacaaaatcacacaaaaatgatcaatggaaatcaaatttatcaacccatggaggtctggatttggattcacactcaaaattaaagtggaaaaccacactacaggctgatccaactttgatgtaatgtccttaaaacaagtcaaaatgaggctcagtagtgtgtgtggcctccacgtgcctgtatgacctccctacaacgcctgggcatgctcctgatgaggtggcggatggtctcctcccaaaatccgccaactcctggatagtctgtggtgcaatggagcgagacatgatgtcccagatgtgctcaattggattcaggtctggggaacgggcgggccaggcATCAATGCCTTCCAATGCCTTCCaatgcgcatccaacccggaagccagccgcaccaatgtgtcagaggcaaccttggttagcgcgcactgcgcccggcccgccacaggagtcgctggtgcgcgatgagacaaggacatccctaccgaccaagccctccctaacccggacgacgctaggccaattgtgcgtcgccccacggacctcccggtcgcagctggttacgacagagcctgggcgcgaacccagggactctgatggcacagctggcgctgcagtacagcgcccttaaccactgcgccacccgggaggcaatgccttcctcttgcaggaactgctgacacactccagccacatgaggtctagcattgtcttgcattaggaggaacccagggccaactgcaccagcatatggtctcacaaggggtctgaggatctcatctcggtacctaatggcagtcaggctacctctggcgagcacatggagggctgtacggccccccaaagaaatgccaccccacaccatgactgacccaccgccaaaccggtcatgctggaggatgttgcaggcagcagaacgttctccacggcgtctccagactgtcacgtctgtcacatgtgctcagtgtgaacctgctttcatctgtgaagagcacagggcgccagtggcgaatttgccaatcttggtgttctctggcaaatgccaaacgtcctgcacggtgttgggctgtaagcacaacccccacctgtggacgtcgggccctcataccaccctcatggagtctgtttctgaccgtttgagcagacacatgcacatttgtggcctgctagaGGTCATTTTGCTAGaggcctcctgctcctccttgcacaaaggcggaggtagcggtcctgctgctgggttgttgccctcatacggcctcctccacgtctcctgatgtactggcctgtctcctggtagcgcctccatgctctggacactacgctgacagacacagcaaaccttcttgccacagctcgtattgatgtgccatcctggatgagctgcactacctgagccacttgtgtgggtggttagactccgtctcatgctaccactagagtgaaagcaccaccagcattcaaaagtgaccaaaacatctgCCAGGAAGcgtaggaactgagaa
This genomic stretch from Oncorhynchus clarkii lewisi isolate Uvic-CL-2024 chromosome 13, UVic_Ocla_1.0, whole genome shotgun sequence harbors:
- the LOC139364728 gene encoding UNC93-like protein MFSD11 isoform X2, encoding MADLRIYNVVILGLGFLLIFTAFTTCGNIEQTIVKSLDNDTFTGSGYHSLGIIYGIFSFSNLLAPTVVAIIGPQFTMFFSGILYSGYVAVFITPSTWSFYFTSVLIGIGAANRRRKTIFIGLLVTSVLGTLSFLALRKTLPTEEMLNEEEGQPLLSSRTMYKQRANSAVQDAKSEFKTILQLLKTKTILLLSCCMAYSGLELSFYSGVYGTCIGATTEFGVAAKGLIGISGIVVGIGEIVGGGVFGLVCKNNRFRRTSVVFLGMVVHFVAFYLIYLNIPDDAPVVLKTSTLNKPYLTPSISIALLCSFLLGLGDSCFNTQLYSILGRVYAEQSAPAFAIFKFIQSIFAAVAFFYSGYLLLTWQLLIMVTLGFTGTLCFFMVERIQNFSVDLQQEY
- the LOC139364728 gene encoding UNC93-like protein MFSD11 isoform X1; protein product: MADLRIYNVVILGLGFLLIFTAFTTCGNIEQTIVKSLDNDTFTGSGYHSLGIIYGIFSFSNLLAPTVVAIIGPQFTMFFSGILYSGYVAVFITPSTWSFYFTSVLIGIGAAMLWTAQGHFLVENSDASTINRNTGMFWALLQCSMLFGNLYIYFDWNGKIEISDRRRKTIFIGLLVTSVLGTLSFLALRKTLPTEEMLNEEEGQPLLSSRTMYKQRANSAVQDAKSEFKTILQLLKTKTILLLSCCMAYSGLELSFYSGVYGTCIGATTEFGVAAKGLIGISGIVVGIGEIVGGGVFGLVCKNNRFRRTSVVFLGMVVHFVAFYLIYLNIPDDAPVVLKTSTLNKPYLTPSISIALLCSFLLGLGDSCFNTQLYSILGRVYAEQSAPAFAIFKFIQSIFAAVAFFYSGYLLLTWQLLIMVTLGFTGTLCFFMVERIQNFSVDLQQEY